The DNA segment AACAGGAATCGAAAAAACTGTGGCTTTACAAGCAGTAGAAGCGGCTATGAAAGTGATAAAAAATACAATGTCCGATGGTGAGAACGTTTACTTACGTGGCTTCGGTTCATTCATCATTAAGAAGCGTGCTCAGAAGTTGGGACGTATCATCTCTAAGAACA comes from the Bacteroidota bacterium genome and includes:
- a CDS encoding integration host factor subunit beta, coding for MTKAELVAEISTKTGIEKTVALQAVEAAMKVIKNTMSDGENVYLRGFGSFIIKKRAQKLGRIISKNTTIIIPEHNIPAFKPAKTFANKVKNAKIKKNQTTEAID